The sequence below is a genomic window from Halolamina litorea.
CGCCGCTTTCGACGTGGGTCGTCACGGTACCGACCCCCCGGGATTCCGCAGCCTCGACGACGGCGTCGACGGCGTCTCCTGCCGCCGCCCCGTCCTCGTCGTCGAACAGCGATCCCTCCGTCACCGAGAGCACGTGGACCGTGGCGTCGAGTTCGGCGGCGAAGTCGAGGCCGTGGCGGGCCGCTCGGAGCGCGGCGTCGCTGCCGTCGGTCGGGAGCAGCATCCCGCCGTAGGGGAACTCGAACCCGTCCTCCTCAAGCGGCGCCGTCAGTACCGGCGCTGGCGCGAGTCGGACGACCTTCTCGGTGACGCTACCGAGCAGGTACCGCGAGAGCCCTTCGCGGCCGTGGGTCGGGATCGCGATCAGGTCGTGGCCGCCACGCTCGGCGTAGTCGACGATGGTCTTCGCGGGCGTGCCCTGCTCGACGCTAGTGGTGTACTCGACGCCCAGCGAGTCGAGCAGTCGGCCGGCCTCGGCGACGACCTTCTCACCCTCCTCGACGAGCGCGTCGACGACCTCGCCGTCGGCGACGGTGACGCTGTCCCGGCCGGTGTCGGCGACGTAGAGCAGTTCCACCGCGGCGTCGTCCCAGTTGGCGAGCTCGGCGGCGTGGTAGAGGAGGCTGCTCTCGACGGCGGCCTCGTCAACGGGCAGGAGGATCCGATCGTACATGGGCCGGTGTTGGACCGGGGAGGGCTAAGAGGTTCGGGCCTATCCGTGACTCACGCCCTCGCGCTCGTCGGCCTTCTTCCGGCGGACCGCGGCTTGGGCGTTACTGGCGTCGTAGCCGAAGAAGACGTCCTTCGCGTACGCGTCGGCGACTTCCGTCGCGTGGACCAGTTCGTCGACGCCCACGTCGACGGCGTACAGTTCGATGGAGAACGGCGTGCCCGCTTCGGGCGTCTCGGGCGACCAGCCCAGTAGGTCTTGGAACCCCTTTGCGATGCTCTCCAGCCAGTAGGTCGTCCCGTAGTGGGTGTCGTACAGCGGGACGACGAACTCGTCGACGTACGCCGAGAGCACCGAAAGGTCCAGTCCGGCCCGGTCGAACAGGTGGCCCGGATAGGGGTCCGGGTAGAGCGTGAGGTACGTCGTCCCCGGAATCCGTTCGCTGGCTTCCTTCACGAACTCGGTGATGACGCTACCGCGCCAGTTCATCCGGTCGTCGTAGTCGCTCTCTTCGAACAGTCGCTCACAGCGGTCACAGCGGCAGTACTCCGCCCGGGGGAACCCCACGTCGTCGAGGCGCACGTCCTCGTTGGCGGCGGCGCAGTCGGCGATCGTCTCCAGCAGCCCCTCGCGGTACTTCTCGTGGGTCGGACAGACGTACGCCCAGTCGAAGTAGGGCTGGTCGCGGGTCGCCCGGTTGCCCTCGTCGTCGACGGGCACCAACTCGGGGCTGGACTCGCCGGCGGCGTTGTCGCCGAAACAGGAGACCATGTTCACCGCGTTCGGCAACGGTTCGGCGGCCCGGCCGGTCACGTCCTTCACCTCGTAGAACCCCCGATCGAACGCCGGCCACTCGACCTCCTCGGCGTTGCGTGTGACGACCCCGTACATGCCTCTGGGGAGGTGGGGCTGGCGGGTAAGTGGTTCGCTCCCGACAGGGGAGCGGGAGAAGCGATCACGCGATCACGCCGTGGCCGGCGTCATACACGCCGACGGCGGCGTGACCGGGGCCGAGACACCGAGGTCTCGGCGATCCGCTGCCGCCGCGGTTATTCGCTCTCGACTTCGACTTCCACGGGATCGGCGTCGCCGCCGACGAGGAAGTAGACGATCGTTACGAACGCGAACACGAGCAGGACCTTTGCTTTCGTAGACATACCCGACCGTTCGGCCGACTCCGTCATAAAGCCGCCGACGCCGACTCAGAGCGCCGTCCGAACGTAGTCGTCCACGCGGATCGCCGGCTCCTGCTCGGTGGTGAAAAAGCCGTGCCAGACGCCCTCCTCGTCCTGTACCGCCAGCAGCGCGATGGGGTCGGGGCCCGACGGCTCGCCGGCTTCCGGCGGTCGGTGGATCACGAACCACGAGTCCCGGTAGTCCGTCGACGTTCCCGCGTGGACCGTGACACCCAACGCGCTCGCGCGCTCCGCGCTGCCGTCGTCAACGCCGTAGACGTGCGTGTCGACCGCGCTCTCGCCCAGCCGACGGTAGACGCGTTCGGTCCCCTGCTCGTCGACGATCCGGGAGAGCTGCTGGAACGAGGCCCGGTGTGTGCCGGCGTCGCGAAGCCACGCGCTGCGCTCGATCTGTCGGGAGACGGCGATCAACAGTAGCTTCTCCTTGTGTGACCGGGGGTAGCCTCGCAGTCGGAACTTCACCCCCTCCAACCCGGTGATCACGTCGGGCAGGTCGACCGCGTCGAGATCGGTCGAACCGGTGATGAAGGCGTCTGAGTTGGTGAACAGCAGCGAACTCGCAACCGCCGACAGCGGCGACCGAGCCAACACCTCCTCGTCGGGGCCGAGGAGCAACACCATGTCCTCCTCCTCACCGTCGACGATCGCGTCGTCGACGGCCACGGACTGCTCTGCGAACGCGGTTTCGAGCATCGAACGGAGCTGCTCGGGCTGGCGCCGGTTCGCCAGAACGAGCGACCGTTCGACACCCTCGTAGGCGTCGACGAATCGTTCGAGCGACATCTGGGCCGAAGCTTGACTGGTAACCTACATAGCTTCTTCGACCGGACACGTCTCCGCCCGAATAGTCCCTCTGTGTGGTGGTTCGGTGGCGCTCGTCGCTCGTCCCGAGCGGGCGAAACCGGACTCTCGGCAAGGGTCGTGCCCCATGCGACCATTTACCTCGCT
It includes:
- a CDS encoding DICT sensory domain-containing protein produces the protein MSLERFVDAYEGVERSLVLANRRQPEQLRSMLETAFAEQSVAVDDAIVDGEEEDMVLLLGPDEEVLARSPLSAVASSLLFTNSDAFITGSTDLDAVDLPDVITGLEGVKFRLRGYPRSHKEKLLLIAVSRQIERSAWLRDAGTHRASFQQLSRIVDEQGTERVYRRLGESAVDTHVYGVDDGSAERASALGVTVHAGTSTDYRDSWFVIHRPPEAGEPSGPDPIALLAVQDEEGVWHGFFTTEQEPAIRVDDYVRTAL
- a CDS encoding universal stress protein: MYDRILLPVDEAAVESSLLYHAAELANWDDAAVELLYVADTGRDSVTVADGEVVDALVEEGEKVVAEAGRLLDSLGVEYTTSVEQGTPAKTIVDYAERGGHDLIAIPTHGREGLSRYLLGSVTEKVVRLAPAPVLTAPLEEDGFEFPYGGMLLPTDGSDAALRAARHGLDFAAELDATVHVLSVTEGSLFDDEDGAAAGDAVDAVVEAAESRGVGTVTTHVESGDPDTEILDTIEETGVDAVVMGATGRHGIERVLLGGTAEKVVRSADVPVITVGDQ